The Marinobacter subterrani genome has a segment encoding these proteins:
- a CDS encoding tRNA dihydrouridine synthase produces the protein MRIILAPMEGLVDAPIRETLTRVGGIDRCVTEFVRVTHGMLPPRVFYKYAPELHNQSLTEVGTPVAVQLLGSDPQQMARHGVRAAELGATQVDINFGCPAKTVNKHKGGCVLMREPELMHEIVTAVRQAVPAAVPVTAKMRLGYDDRSMGVACAQALEAAGAEEIVIHARSKVDGYKPPAYWEEIARAREAVNTRIIANGEIWSVADYWRCREVSGCEDVMIGRGLIARPDLARQIKASQQGITVPDMTWPEAVALVREYATVLQGWLEDRYVTGRIKQWLNFLRQGFAEAEALWPDARKIRQVAPMLACLEQPVSITDSRAA, from the coding sequence ATGCGAATCATCCTCGCCCCGATGGAAGGGCTGGTCGACGCACCCATCCGTGAAACACTGACCAGAGTCGGTGGCATTGACCGGTGCGTAACCGAATTTGTTCGCGTGACCCACGGCATGCTCCCGCCCAGGGTGTTCTACAAATACGCCCCGGAACTGCACAATCAGTCACTCACCGAAGTGGGCACACCGGTGGCCGTCCAGTTGCTGGGCTCGGACCCGCAACAGATGGCCCGCCATGGCGTGCGGGCCGCGGAACTGGGCGCGACCCAGGTGGATATCAATTTCGGCTGCCCCGCCAAGACCGTCAACAAGCACAAGGGTGGTTGCGTGTTGATGCGCGAGCCCGAGCTGATGCACGAGATTGTGACGGCAGTCCGCCAGGCTGTGCCGGCGGCAGTGCCGGTTACCGCGAAAATGCGTTTGGGTTATGACGATCGGTCCATGGGCGTTGCCTGCGCCCAGGCCCTCGAGGCCGCAGGCGCGGAAGAGATCGTTATCCATGCCCGCAGCAAGGTGGATGGTTACAAACCGCCTGCCTACTGGGAGGAAATCGCCCGGGCCCGGGAAGCTGTGAATACCCGTATCATCGCCAATGGTGAGATCTGGTCTGTCGCCGATTACTGGCGCTGCCGTGAAGTTTCGGGCTGCGAGGATGTGATGATTGGCCGCGGCCTGATCGCCCGGCCAGACCTGGCCCGCCAGATCAAGGCCAGCCAGCAGGGCATAACGGTACCGGATATGACCTGGCCGGAAGCGGTGGCCCTGGTTCGTGAGTACGCCACCGTGCTCCAGGGCTGGCTGGAAGACCGCTATGTGACGGGCCGCATCAAGCAATGGCTCAACTTTCTGCGCCAGGGCTTTGCCGAAGCGGAAGCCCTCTGGCCCGACGCCCGCAAGATCCGCCAGGTGGCGCCCATGCTGGCGTGTCTGGAGCAACCGGTGTCGATTACGGATTCCCGCGCGGCCTGA
- a CDS encoding MBL fold metallo-hydrolase: protein MSQGLFRSTVAMAGASACLLLGAALPAVADDHVVKVTPLGSHDGEFCSRDRALVFEDPNGTRILYDAGRTVAGPDDPRLGKVDIILVSHMHGDHIGDQRISKTNQGTCASPATDVSTLPQSNTIDIAVQNNAKIVTGSEMPAFFAAKLKNAGGDPANSMLVRFGGEREVGGVAITTVPAVHSNGVSPAFLTGPLAEHLKAAGVAASVGPPTGYVLEFSNGLVVYLSGDTGITAEQELVVKDHYKAELAVMNIGDTYTTGPTQAAYVINDLVQPKAVIPSHANEPATSGGKVQEGTRTALFQASVKVPVYVPLSGRTMAFDGSASCVSGCQ from the coding sequence ATGTCTCAAGGATTGTTCCGAAGCACCGTCGCCATGGCGGGGGCCTCTGCCTGTCTGTTGCTGGGCGCAGCGCTGCCGGCCGTTGCCGATGACCATGTGGTGAAAGTCACTCCGCTGGGCAGCCATGATGGCGAATTCTGCAGCCGCGACCGCGCACTGGTCTTTGAAGACCCCAATGGCACCCGCATTCTTTACGATGCCGGGCGAACCGTCGCCGGACCCGACGATCCCAGGCTGGGCAAGGTTGATATCATCCTCGTGTCCCACATGCACGGAGACCATATAGGAGACCAGCGAATCAGCAAGACCAATCAGGGTACCTGCGCCTCGCCGGCCACCGATGTCTCCACATTGCCGCAGTCCAACACCATCGATATCGCCGTACAAAATAACGCGAAGATTGTAACGGGCAGCGAGATGCCGGCGTTCTTTGCCGCCAAGCTGAAGAATGCTGGCGGTGACCCCGCCAATTCAATGCTGGTGCGTTTTGGTGGCGAGCGGGAAGTGGGTGGCGTTGCCATCACCACCGTGCCTGCGGTGCACAGTAACGGTGTTTCTCCCGCGTTCCTGACCGGGCCGCTGGCGGAACATCTGAAAGCCGCCGGTGTCGCTGCCAGCGTTGGGCCGCCCACTGGCTATGTGCTGGAATTCTCCAATGGCCTGGTGGTGTACCTGTCAGGGGATACCGGCATTACCGCTGAGCAGGAGTTGGTGGTGAAAGACCACTACAAGGCGGAGCTGGCGGTCATGAACATTGGCGACACCTACACCACCGGACCGACCCAGGCGGCCTATGTGATCAACGATCTGGTGCAACCCAAGGCGGTGATCCCATCCCATGCCAATGAGCCGGCTACCTCCGGTGGCAAGGTTCAGGAGGGCACCCGTACAGCGCTGTTCCAGGCGTCGGTTAAGGTGCCGGTTTACGTGCCGCTCAGTGGTCGCACCATGGCATTTGATGGCTCGGCAAGTTGCGTCTCTGGCTGCCAGTGA
- a CDS encoding class I fructose-bisphosphate aldolase encodes MTIQEELNATVRELVQPGKGILAADESHPTIAKRFKAVGVESSEQKRREYRSLIFSAAGLGESVSGVILFEETLGQNSLDDVPMPRLLASQGIVPGIKVDKGKQPLVNAPGDEITVGLDGLEDRLEIYKNQGARFAKWRNVFHISDILPSRQAVEANAEVLARYAAICQSLGIVPIVEPEVLIDGNHTIERSADVSGEVLREVFHALYRHKVELTQMILKPSMVTPGQESPKASPEEVATATLKVFQRVVPAAVPGIFFLSGGQTPEEATANLNAMNSQGPQPWALSFSYGRALQEPAQKAWAGNLDNGPDAQAAMLKRARLNGAARAGTYRPEMED; translated from the coding sequence ATGACCATTCAGGAAGAACTGAACGCCACCGTCCGGGAACTGGTTCAGCCCGGCAAGGGTATTCTCGCGGCGGATGAGAGCCACCCCACCATTGCCAAGCGTTTCAAGGCCGTGGGTGTCGAGTCCAGCGAACAAAAGCGCCGGGAATACCGCAGCCTGATCTTTTCCGCAGCGGGCCTGGGTGAGTCGGTAAGTGGTGTTATTCTGTTCGAGGAGACCCTCGGCCAGAACAGTCTGGACGATGTACCCATGCCCCGATTGCTTGCCAGCCAGGGCATCGTGCCGGGCATCAAGGTGGATAAGGGCAAGCAGCCTCTGGTTAATGCGCCCGGTGACGAGATTACGGTGGGCCTTGATGGCCTGGAAGACCGCCTGGAAATCTATAAGAATCAGGGCGCCCGGTTTGCCAAATGGCGAAATGTATTCCACATCTCCGACATCCTTCCCTCGCGCCAGGCCGTGGAAGCGAATGCCGAGGTTCTCGCACGCTATGCGGCCATATGCCAGTCACTGGGCATTGTGCCCATCGTGGAGCCGGAGGTGCTGATAGACGGCAACCACACGATCGAGCGGAGCGCAGACGTCAGCGGGGAAGTGTTGAGAGAGGTCTTCCACGCGCTCTACCGGCACAAAGTCGAGCTGACGCAGATGATCCTGAAACCGAGTATGGTCACCCCCGGCCAGGAAAGCCCGAAGGCGTCTCCTGAAGAGGTGGCGACAGCAACCCTCAAGGTCTTTCAGCGTGTGGTGCCGGCGGCCGTTCCGGGCATCTTCTTTCTGTCGGGTGGCCAGACTCCCGAGGAGGCCACCGCCAACCTGAACGCCATGAACAGTCAAGGCCCACAACCCTGGGCGCTGAGCTTTTCCTATGGCCGTGCGCTCCAGGAGCCGGCCCAGAAAGCCTGGGCCGGCAACCTGGACAACGGCCCGGATGCCCAGGCCGCGATGCTCAAGCGGGCGCGACTGAACGGGGCCGCGCGGGCGGGCACCTACCGGCCGGAAATGGAAGACTGA
- a CDS encoding dehydrogenase, with the protein MKTVVSVSQGSAEYDYDLETEFLGQPFRIIRIGTDGDLARAEAVLESVHVQADAIGLSMIHDHYEVGREQLEHPDTARLEACVPDKPVTTGAGLRGILQEWAVRHTQSELGHFFDNARVLFMNGQAGYRIARALSEHTENLFFADPYNDFGVPRLLTSLNQLETYTSLTAPLMFHPVAVKTIEALLRTPLYRLGEGLVKGSLHHAVAEAHVIVAAIGDLEHFTRKELDGKTVITSRVAESSLDWMRSRNVAMVVDYSPWLEGRPVGVNVMEAMISAALSRTPEQLGPDDYLDVIQSLGIEPRILYPNGYRRVNRFAFVIHPLSQQYLTKTPPLDWIANVSPPVVMNLVEKAVAYTPPFIYSKVSGVHSPTGDEVEGWLITVGGTPREIMAHGPEFTYARLLQAAKLAKELGAQIMGLGAFTKVVGDAGITVAKRAPLPITTGNSYSASGALWAAHDAMKKIGRVSIGPSGKAAGKAMVVGATGAIGSVCARLLAKAVDEIYLAAPEPAKLLALKESIEQETPGAIVHVAGSAERDLADMDMIVTATSGAGKRILDIMKVKPGCVITDVARPLDIPAEDVAKRPDVLVIESGEIQLPGEVRMKDIGLPKGIAYACLAETIVLALEGRFENFTLGRNIEWEKVREIYKLGLKHGMKLAAISGVNGVFTEEDFERVRVLAASKEDQAEGSSVPA; encoded by the coding sequence ATGAAGACCGTTGTCAGTGTGAGCCAGGGATCTGCAGAATACGATTACGATCTGGAAACCGAATTTCTGGGCCAGCCATTTCGTATAATCCGGATCGGCACGGACGGCGATCTGGCGCGCGCGGAAGCGGTGCTTGAATCGGTTCACGTTCAGGCAGACGCCATCGGGCTGAGCATGATCCACGATCACTACGAGGTGGGCCGGGAGCAGCTTGAGCATCCGGACACTGCCCGCCTGGAGGCCTGCGTTCCGGATAAGCCAGTCACCACCGGCGCGGGCCTGCGGGGTATTCTGCAGGAGTGGGCAGTGCGCCATACCCAGTCCGAGCTGGGGCATTTTTTCGACAACGCCCGGGTACTGTTCATGAATGGCCAGGCAGGCTATCGCATTGCCCGGGCGCTCTCTGAACACACGGAAAACCTGTTCTTCGCCGACCCCTACAACGATTTCGGCGTGCCAAGGCTGCTGACATCGCTGAATCAGCTTGAAACCTACACCTCGCTGACCGCCCCCCTGATGTTCCACCCCGTGGCGGTTAAAACCATCGAGGCGCTTCTGCGCACGCCGCTCTATCGTCTCGGTGAGGGTCTGGTTAAGGGTTCACTGCATCACGCAGTGGCCGAAGCCCATGTGATTGTGGCGGCTATCGGAGATCTGGAGCATTTCACCCGGAAAGAGCTGGATGGCAAAACCGTGATCACCTCCCGTGTTGCCGAGTCGTCCCTCGACTGGATGCGTTCCAGGAACGTGGCCATGGTGGTGGATTACAGCCCCTGGCTGGAGGGCCGCCCGGTGGGCGTGAATGTGATGGAAGCCATGATCAGCGCCGCGCTTTCCCGCACGCCGGAACAGCTTGGGCCGGATGATTACCTGGATGTGATCCAGAGCCTGGGGATTGAGCCCCGGATCCTTTACCCGAATGGTTATCGCCGGGTAAATCGCTTCGCCTTTGTCATCCACCCCCTGTCGCAGCAGTATCTCACCAAAACACCGCCTCTGGACTGGATTGCCAATGTCTCACCGCCGGTGGTGATGAACCTGGTCGAAAAGGCCGTGGCCTATACTCCGCCGTTTATCTATTCAAAAGTATCGGGGGTTCATTCGCCGACCGGTGATGAGGTGGAGGGCTGGCTGATTACGGTGGGCGGTACGCCGAGGGAAATCATGGCCCATGGGCCGGAATTTACCTACGCGCGCCTGCTGCAGGCGGCAAAGCTGGCGAAGGAACTCGGAGCCCAGATCATGGGCCTTGGTGCGTTTACCAAGGTCGTGGGAGATGCGGGGATTACGGTGGCCAAGCGGGCGCCGCTGCCGATTACCACCGGCAACAGCTACAGTGCCTCCGGCGCCCTCTGGGCTGCCCACGACGCCATGAAGAAAATAGGGCGGGTCAGTATCGGTCCCAGCGGTAAAGCCGCCGGCAAGGCCATGGTGGTGGGCGCCACGGGAGCCATTGGGTCTGTCTGCGCCCGTTTGCTGGCAAAGGCGGTGGACGAGATCTACCTGGCCGCGCCGGAGCCGGCAAAACTGCTCGCCCTGAAGGAAAGCATCGAGCAGGAAACCCCCGGCGCCATTGTGCATGTGGCGGGCTCAGCCGAGCGTGACCTGGCCGACATGGACATGATCGTGACCGCCACTTCCGGTGCCGGAAAACGCATTCTCGATATCATGAAGGTAAAGCCCGGGTGCGTGATTACCGACGTGGCCCGGCCCCTCGATATCCCGGCGGAAGATGTGGCGAAACGCCCGGATGTGCTGGTGATCGAATCCGGCGAGATCCAGTTACCGGGCGAGGTGCGCATGAAGGATATTGGTCTGCCCAAAGGCATCGCCTATGCCTGCCTGGCGGAAACCATCGTGCTGGCCCTCGAAGGGCGCTTCGAGAATTTCACCCTGGGCCGCAACATTGAATGGGAGAAGGTGCGGGAGATCTACAAGCTGGGCCTGAAACATGGCATGAAGCTGGCCGCCATCTCCGGGGTGAACGGGGTGTTCACCGAGGAGGATTTCGAACGGGTTCGAGTTCTGGCGGCCAGCAAAGAGGATCAGGCTGAAGGGTCAAGCGTACCGGCGTAA
- a CDS encoding OsmC domain/YcaO domain-containing protein produces MEINVNFLENLRLEARFDDFTVVTDQPIRYKGDGSAPSPFDYFLASSALCAAYFVRVYCLARDIPTENIRLSQNNIVDPENRYNQIFKISVELPEDISDKDRQGILRSIDRCTVKKVVQTGPTFEIETVENLDADAQALLMTQPEGGTQTFIEGKDLPLEQTIANMTGILEELGMKIEIASWRNIVPHVWSLHIRDAASPMCFTNGKGATKESALCSALGEFIERLSCNFFYNDQFFGEDIANSEFVHYPNEKWFKPGPDDELPEGILDDHCLAIYNPDGELSGSNLIDTNSGKTERGIVSLPFVRKSDGEVVYFPSNLIENLFLSNGMSAGNTLQEAEVQCLSEIFERAVKKQIIEEEIALPDVPREVLEKYPDILEGIEALEAQGFPTLVKDASLGGQFPVMCVTLMNPRTGGVFASFGAHPSFEVALERSLTELLQGRSFEGLNDVPAPTFNSLAVTEPNNFVEHFIDSTGVVSWRFFSAKSDYDFVEWDFSGTNAEEAACLFGILGDMGKEVYVAVYEELGAPVCRILVPGYSEVYPVEDLIMDNTNMALDYRKDILNLHRLSDEQLADLVERLEASQLDNYMTIITLIGVEFDENTIWGQLTILELKILICLALQWHEEALEFVDMFLQFNDNTVERGLFYRAMYAVLEVTLDEEMELDDYITNFTRMFGEKTMAAVVGSVDGSVRFHGLEPTNMQLEGLEKHQRLIESYRKLHHARAARAGLA; encoded by the coding sequence ATGGAAATCAACGTCAACTTTCTCGAGAACCTCAGACTTGAAGCCAGGTTTGACGATTTCACGGTCGTAACGGACCAGCCCATCCGCTACAAGGGCGATGGCTCCGCGCCCAGCCCGTTTGATTACTTCCTGGCGTCCTCTGCCCTGTGCGCGGCCTATTTTGTCCGGGTTTACTGCCTGGCCCGGGATATTCCCACCGAGAATATCCGCCTGTCCCAGAACAACATTGTGGATCCCGAGAACCGTTACAACCAGATCTTCAAGATTTCCGTGGAGCTGCCGGAGGACATCTCCGACAAGGACCGGCAGGGCATCCTCCGCTCCATCGACCGCTGCACAGTGAAAAAGGTGGTGCAGACCGGCCCCACCTTCGAGATTGAAACCGTCGAGAACCTGGATGCCGATGCCCAGGCTCTCCTGATGACTCAGCCGGAAGGCGGCACCCAGACGTTTATAGAAGGCAAGGACCTGCCCCTGGAGCAGACCATCGCCAACATGACCGGCATCCTTGAAGAGCTGGGCATGAAGATCGAGATTGCCTCCTGGCGCAACATCGTGCCCCATGTGTGGTCGCTGCATATCCGTGATGCCGCCTCACCCATGTGCTTCACTAATGGCAAGGGTGCCACCAAGGAAAGCGCGCTTTGCTCTGCCCTGGGAGAGTTCATAGAGCGCCTGAGCTGCAACTTCTTTTACAACGACCAGTTCTTCGGGGAAGACATCGCCAACAGCGAGTTTGTCCACTATCCAAACGAAAAGTGGTTCAAGCCCGGCCCCGACGATGAGCTGCCGGAAGGCATCCTGGATGACCACTGCCTGGCCATCTACAACCCGGACGGCGAGCTGTCCGGCTCCAACCTGATCGATACCAACTCCGGGAAGACCGAGCGCGGGATAGTCTCCCTGCCCTTTGTACGCAAGTCAGACGGCGAGGTGGTGTATTTCCCCTCCAACCTGATCGAGAACCTGTTCCTCAGCAATGGCATGAGTGCCGGTAACACCCTGCAAGAGGCAGAGGTTCAGTGCCTCTCGGAGATTTTCGAGAGGGCGGTGAAGAAACAGATTATTGAAGAAGAAATTGCCTTGCCGGACGTGCCCCGGGAAGTACTTGAGAAATACCCGGACATTCTTGAGGGTATCGAAGCCCTCGAAGCCCAGGGCTTCCCGACGCTGGTGAAGGATGCCTCCCTTGGCGGCCAGTTCCCGGTGATGTGCGTTACCCTGATGAACCCGCGAACCGGCGGTGTGTTTGCCTCCTTTGGCGCCCACCCAAGCTTCGAGGTGGCCCTTGAGCGCAGCCTGACCGAGCTGCTTCAGGGCCGCAGCTTCGAAGGCCTCAACGACGTGCCAGCACCCACATTCAACAGCCTGGCAGTCACCGAGCCGAACAACTTCGTGGAGCACTTCATCGACTCCACCGGCGTGGTGTCCTGGCGCTTCTTCAGTGCAAAATCAGACTACGATTTTGTCGAATGGGATTTCTCCGGCACCAACGCCGAGGAAGCCGCGTGCCTGTTCGGCATTCTCGGGGATATGGGCAAGGAAGTGTATGTCGCGGTTTATGAGGAGCTAGGCGCGCCGGTCTGCAGGATCCTCGTTCCGGGCTATTCCGAGGTGTACCCGGTGGAAGACCTGATCATGGACAACACCAACATGGCCCTGGACTACCGGAAAGACATTCTTAACCTGCACCGCCTGAGCGACGAGCAACTGGCCGACCTGGTGGAACGCCTTGAAGCGAGCCAGCTGGACAACTACATGACAATCATCACCCTGATTGGCGTGGAGTTTGACGAGAACACGATCTGGGGCCAGCTCACCATCCTGGAGCTGAAGATCCTGATCTGTCTCGCCCTGCAGTGGCACGAGGAAGCGCTGGAGTTCGTGGACATGTTCCTGCAGTTCAACGACAACACCGTTGAGCGGGGTCTGTTCTACCGGGCGATGTATGCCGTTCTGGAAGTCACCCTTGATGAAGAGATGGAGCTGGATGACTACATCACCAACTTCACTCGCATGTTCGGTGAAAAAACCATGGCAGCGGTTGTCGGCTCAGTGGATGGTTCCGTAAGGTTCCATGGTCTTGAACCAACCAACATGCAGCTGGAAGGACTGGAGAAACATCAGCGGCTGATCGAAAGCTACCGAAAGCTGCATCACGCCCGGGCAGCCAGGGCAGGCCTGGCGTAA
- a CDS encoding cation:proton antiporter yields the protein MNIAIWFVLIGSLLIMIGLRLSILQRFHLTPTLVYLAVGIALGPTVFGAFHFNPLKQAHFLEVLAEVAVLLSLFIAGMKMPVPFLWQEWKAPIRLAFVSMTISVALTAAFGYYVLGLPLGGAILLGAILAPTDPVLATEVQVRHVGDKDPLRFTLTSEAGMNDGSAFPFVMLGLALISTPASFELMGTWALKDVLWSTLAALFVGLVMGHVLAQVVQKQRILDSERPLLDDFLGLGLIGVVYGMCLALDAWGFLAVFVAAISLRQSELRQAGKNAPGDTADPLSVFPDPRGRPQPQLSPQVSDGSLIFKESLERVSELALVLLLGGMLFLDSWSFRAIGLALFLFLVVRPVSVFLGLLGSGTPLRLQMLVGWFGVRGIGSIYYLMFAIVFGLPEELSVELIHITLVVIVLSIIVHGLTVRPMILKWWS from the coding sequence GTGAACATTGCCATCTGGTTTGTCCTGATTGGGAGTTTGCTGATCATGATCGGATTGCGGCTATCCATTTTGCAGCGATTCCATCTGACACCAACCCTTGTCTACCTGGCGGTAGGCATTGCCCTGGGACCGACGGTGTTTGGTGCCTTTCATTTCAACCCGCTGAAACAGGCGCATTTTCTGGAGGTGCTGGCCGAAGTTGCGGTACTGCTGTCGCTGTTTATCGCAGGCATGAAGATGCCGGTGCCCTTTCTTTGGCAGGAATGGAAGGCGCCCATCCGACTGGCCTTTGTGTCCATGACGATCAGTGTCGCCCTGACAGCGGCTTTTGGATATTACGTGCTTGGCCTGCCCCTGGGTGGGGCTATTCTGCTGGGCGCCATTCTCGCCCCCACCGATCCGGTGCTGGCGACCGAGGTTCAGGTTCGGCATGTGGGCGATAAAGACCCCTTGCGATTCACACTGACCAGCGAAGCCGGGATGAATGACGGCAGCGCCTTCCCATTTGTCATGCTGGGGCTGGCGCTGATCAGCACACCGGCAAGTTTTGAACTGATGGGCACCTGGGCACTGAAAGACGTTTTATGGTCGACGCTGGCTGCCCTTTTCGTAGGTCTGGTGATGGGGCACGTATTGGCGCAAGTGGTGCAGAAGCAGCGCATCCTCGACAGCGAGCGCCCCCTGCTTGACGATTTTCTCGGCCTGGGCCTGATCGGTGTGGTTTACGGCATGTGCCTGGCGCTTGACGCCTGGGGGTTTCTGGCGGTTTTCGTCGCCGCTATTTCCCTGCGGCAGTCAGAGCTCAGGCAGGCAGGTAAAAACGCTCCCGGTGATACCGCCGATCCCCTGTCAGTATTTCCGGACCCGAGAGGCAGGCCACAGCCACAACTGAGCCCCCAGGTATCGGATGGTTCCCTTATTTTCAAGGAATCTCTGGAGCGGGTGTCGGAACTGGCCCTTGTTCTTTTGCTGGGCGGGATGCTGTTTCTTGATTCCTGGAGCTTCAGAGCCATCGGCCTGGCACTTTTCCTGTTTTTAGTGGTCCGACCGGTCAGTGTTTTCCTCGGTCTGCTTGGTTCCGGAACCCCGTTAAGGTTACAGATGCTGGTGGGCTGGTTCGGCGTACGCGGCATCGGCTCGATCTACTACCTGATGTTCGCCATCGTCTTTGGCCTGCCTGAAGAGCTTTCCGTGGAACTTATCCACATTACGCTGGTTGTTATCGTCCTCTCGATTATCGTCCACGGGCTGACGGTCCGTCCGATGATTCTGAAGTGGTGGAGTTAG